Proteins from a genomic interval of Papaver somniferum cultivar HN1 chromosome 4, ASM357369v1, whole genome shotgun sequence:
- the LOC113273111 gene encoding uncharacterized protein LOC113273111: MRVLFWNINGVAREVAQFKLRELIRDFKPEVCCLVEPKVASSANFGRRLITEGYSPDIIHNSSCSSIANLWICYTNGLNVLVVNTSKQAITVAVEGVHISFVHASYVQVTRHRLWQQLDMKDTVTPWLVMGDFNCILRLDEKKCGRETRSSVIIEFSDWIDDINLFEADSLGNKFT; encoded by the coding sequence ATGCGTGTTTTATTTTGGAATATTAATGGTGTTGCTCGTGAGGTAGCACAGTTTAAGTTAAGAGAGTTAATAAGGGACTTCAAACCTGAAGTGTGTTGTCTTGTTGAGCCTAAAGTGGCAAGTTCGGCTAATTTTGGTAGAAGATTAATAACAGAAGGTTACTCCCCAGATATTATTCATAATTCATCTTGTTCTAGTATTGCAAATCTCTGGATTTGCTACACGAATGGGCTGAATGTTTTAGTTGTAAATACAAGTAAGCAAGCTATTACAGTTGCGGTGGAGGGTGTGCATATTTCATTTGTCCATGCTAGTTATGTACAAGTGACAAGACATAGACTTTGGCAGCAGTTGGATATGAAAGATACAGTTACCCCTTGGCTGGTCATGGGGGACTTTAATTGTATTCTGCGTTTGGATGAGAAGAAATGTGGGCGTGAAACTAGATCCTCTGTCATTATTGAATTTAGTGACTGGATAGATGATATAAATCTCTTTGAAGCGGATTCTTTGGGCAACAAGTTCACTTGA